One part of the Eucalyptus grandis isolate ANBG69807.140 chromosome 10, ASM1654582v1, whole genome shotgun sequence genome encodes these proteins:
- the LOC104422807 gene encoding serine/arginine-rich splicing factor SR45a yields MADSPRKKYSRSPSPWREQSRSRSRSRSRSPTWYKHRPRSRSRSHGRSRSRSHGRSVDENNPGNALYVTGLSTRVTERDLEDHFSKEGKVASCFLVVEPRTRISRGFAFITMETVEDANRCVKYLNQSVLEGRYITVEKSRRKRPRTPTPGQYLGLKSTRDHGYRGDRGGDRGGDRGGDRGRFRGGDRGRDDYGYRRSPRRSPYRGGRDYSPPRRSPYGGRSRRERSPIYSPRGSR; encoded by the exons ATG GCAGATTCTCCTCGCAAGAA GTATTCAAGATCCCCCTCACCTTGGAGAGAGCAATCAAGGTCTAGGTCGAGATCCAGGTCTAGGTCCCCAACCTGGTACAAGCACCGGCCAAGGTCACGGTCCAGAAGCCATGGCAG ATCAAGATCCAGAAGTCATGGCAGATCAGT GGATGAGAACAATCCTGGAAACGCACTTTACGTGACCGGTTTATCCACTAGGGTCACTGAAAGGGACCTAGAAGACCACTTTTCAAAAGAGGGGAAG GTTGCTTCGTGCTTTCTCGTGGTGGAGCCTCGCACACGCATCTCCCGTGGTTTTGCATTTATTACCATGGAGACTGTTGAGGATGCTAACCGCTGTGTCAAGTATCTGAATCAGTCTGTTTTAGAAGGAAGGTACATCACTGTTGAGAAG TCACGGAGGAAGCGACCTCGGACTCCAACTCCTGGGCAATATCTTGGATTGAAGAGCACTAGGGACCACG GCTATCGTGGCGACCGTGGTGGGGACCGCGGTGGGGACCGCGGTGGTGACCGCGGTAGGTTTCGTGGTGGTGACCGCGGCCGGGATGACTATGGGTACCGTAGATCCCCAAGGCGCTCACCATATCGAGGTGGTCGTGATTATTCTCCTCCCAGGCGCTCACCTTATGGTGGAAGGTCAAGGAGGGAGAGGTCACCTATCTATTCTCCTCGTGGTTCTAGGTGA
- the LOC104422808 gene encoding LOW QUALITY PROTEIN: thiol-disulfide oxidoreductase LTO1 (The sequence of the model RefSeq protein was modified relative to this genomic sequence to represent the inferred CDS: deleted 1 base in 1 codon) — MARLLNAPPSSPFLSSLVASLRLIPPPSSARRPPLQFKVKCSSSGESREPESEAGAPSLSSAAADADADADADAGATSSSSGLTYKLYAGIGGVGFCETAYLTYLKLTDSDAFCPIGGGSCGDVLNSDYASVFGVPLPLIGMIAYGTVAALGVRLSGKDLPFGLKESNGRLVLLGITTSMATASAYFLYLLSTKLSGASCSYCLLSALLSFSLVFITIKDFGFEEIQKTLGLQLCMASLVVVTLSTAYSTSQSIPSSLAGTEIPFFATEITTPSSTFAVSLARHLHSIGAKMYGAFWCSHCLEQKQMFGREAAKILDYVECFPDGYKKGTKIAKQCADVGIEGFPTWLINGEVLSGEQELSELARLSGFESDGLSGLT, encoded by the exons ATGGCGCGTCTCCTCAACGCGCCGCCATCTTCTCCGTTCCTCTCCAGCCTCGTGGCCTCTCTTCGCCTGATTCCTCCGCCCTCCTccgctcgccggccgccgctcCAATTCAAG GTGAAGTGCTCGTCGTCCGGAGAGAGCCGGGAGCCGGAATCGGAGGCCGGAGCGCCGTCGCTGtcttctgctgctgctgatgCGGATGCGGATGCGGATGCAGATGCTGGTGCTACTTCGTCGTCGAGCGGCTTGACTTACAAGTTATACGCAGGGATTGGAGGCGTAGGGTTCTGCGAGACTGCGTACTTGACGTATCTCAAGCTCACAGATTCCGACGCGTTTTGCCCCATCGGCGGCGGCAGCTGCGGTGACGTGCTCAACAGTGATTATGCTTCGGTTTTTG GCGTTCCTCTTCCGTTGATTGGAATGATTGCATATGGAACTGTTGCTGCTCTTGGTGTAAGGCTG TCGGGAAAAGATTTGCCCTTTGGACTCAAGGAATCTAATGGTCGTCTGGTTTTGCTTGGGATCACAACATCCATGGCTACTGCTAGTGCATACTTCTTGTACCTTTTAAGCACAAAATTATCTGGAGCATCGTGCTCGTACTGTCTATTGTCAGCTTTGTTGTCATTCAGTCTAGTCTTCATCACCATAAAG GATTTTGGGTTTGAAGAGATACAAAAGACGTTGGGACTACAGCTGTGCATGGCGAGTTTGGTGGTAGTTACGCTAAGTACTGCGTATAGTACTTCTCAATCAATCCCTTCAAG CCTTGCAGGAACAGAAATTCCATTTTTTGCAACTGAGATTACAACACCATCAAGTACTTTTGCTGTTTCTCTTGCAAGGCATTTGCACTCTATAGGTGCAAAAATGTACGGTGCTTTTTGGTGCTCTCACTGTTTGGAACAGAAGCAG ATGTTTGGGCGTGAGGCAGCAAAGATATTGGACTATGTGGAATGCTTTCCTGATGGATACAAGAAAGGAACCAAAATAGCCAAGCAATGTGCTGATGTTGGAATAGAAGGCTTTCCTACATGGCTGATAAATGGCGAG GTTTTGAGTGGAGAGCAAGAATTATCAGAGCTTGCCCGGCTGTCTGGATTTGAATCTGACGGGCTTAGTGGACTTACTTAG
- the LOC104422809 gene encoding putative F-box protein At1g65770 yields MGKPVSWSELPTELWSMIGKKLDTHMDVCRFRSVCSSWRSLIPPVPEFEQGTGGPLIGQRTVYLLEPPPTSPRDSQCPPSPREGWLIKIAEREDLGGGGRVQLFNPLSSRPISLKGGTFPKVLCTMDYRVTEIFVEHYFIRELRVRYPWEVRKVIVLPDSPWAVLEETLVVGIFGEGRLMCWKHGDDDWTALESPNCQYDDLIAYKGQCYVVDRFGIVSWIDPSFKIVQFSPPACGDGVGGDRKHLVELGGDLHLVDRYFVKESKFFRRIREDAEGAAGFKVHRLNQEWGKWDEVRNLGDVAIFLGDYSCFSVSVKGFGGCQGNCVYFTEIDGTCEGNVQVFNMEDRSIRWASRSPDHLTILWPPPAWIAPNGFALSPRSLKEADGLVNSAECL; encoded by the coding sequence ATGGGGAAACCGGTCTCGTGGTCGGAGCTCCCGACGGAGTTGTGGTCGATGATCGGGAAAAAGCTCGACACCCACATGGACGTCTGCCGGTTTCGCAGCGTCTGCTCGTCGTGGCGTTCCTTGATACCTCCCGTCCCGGAGTTCGAACAAGGAACCGGAGGGCCCCTCATCGGTCAGCGCACGGTCTATCTTCTCGAGCCACCACCAACGTCTCCGAGGGACTCGCAGTGTCCCCCGTCTCCCCGCGAGGGTTGGTTGATCAAGATCGCAGAAAGGGAGGATCTTGGTGGTGGAGGCAGGGTTCAGCTCTTCAATCCGCTCTCGAGCCGACCCATCTCGCTCAAAGGCGGGACCTTTCCTAAGGTTTTGTGTACGATGGATTATAGGGTCACTGAGATTTTTGTAGAACATTATTTCATTCGCGAGCTCAGAGTAAGATATCCTTGGGAGGTAAGGAAGGTGATCGTGCTTCCGGATTCTCCATGGGCTGTTCTAGAGGAGACTTTGGTCGTCGGGATTTTCGGGGAAGGGAGGTTGATGTGTTGGAAACATGGGGACGATGATTGGACCGCGTTGGAGAGTCCGAATTGCCAGTACGACGATCTCATTGCTTACAAAGGGCAGTGTTATGTTGTTGATAGGTTTGGGATCGTGTCGTGGATCGATCCTTCTTTTAAGATCGTGCAGTTCTCGCCTCCTGCTTGCGGCGACGGCGTTGGCGGGGACCGGAAGCATCTGGTGGAGTTGGGAGGAGATCTCCACTTGGTGGATCGATATTTCGTCAAGGAGAGTAAATTTTTCAGACGGATTCGGGAAGACGCTGAGGGGGCGGCTGGTTTTAAGGTTCATCGGCTGAATCAAGAATGGGGAAAATGGGATGAGGTACGGAATCTCGGTGATGTTGCCATCTTCCTGGGCGATTACAGTTGCTTCTCGGTGTCGGTAAAAGGATTCGGAGGATGCCAGGGGAACTGCGTATATTTCACGGAGATTGACGGGACTTGCGAAGGGAATGTTCAAGTTTTCAATATGGAGGATCGCAGCATCAGGTGGGCATCGCGTTCGCCTGATCACTTGACGATCCTGTGGCCGCCTCCGGCTTGGATCGCCCCAAATGGGTTCGCCCTAAGTCCTCGCTCGCTTAAGGAAGCCGATGGTCTAGTTAATTCAGCGGAGTGCTTGTGA
- the LOC104422810 gene encoding putative F-box protein At1g65770 → MEKPVSWSKLPTELWSMIGKKLDTHMDVCRFRSVCSSWRSLIPPVSEFELRAGGGFIGQRTVCLLEPPPTSPRDSRCPPSPREGWLIKIAEKEDLGGGGRVQLFNPLSKRPISFKGGTFPKVLCTMDYRVTEICVERHFIEEDEVGYPGRVRKVITLPDPPRAVREETLVVGIFGEGKLTWWKHGDEVWHRLGDPNCRYDDLIAYKGQCYVVDRFGIVSWIDPSFKIVQFSPPVCGDGSGGDRKHLVESGGDLYTVDRYFDEESRFSGIQAGDVREAAGFKVYRLNQEWGKWDEIRNLGDVALFLGDYSCFSVSVKGFGGCKGNCIYFTEINAWWKVRVLNMEDRSIKRASHSPDHLRILWPPPAWVAPDADGFALSPAHLRSRCFS, encoded by the coding sequence ATGGAGAAACCGGTCTCGTGGTCGAAACTCCCGACGGAATTGTGGTCGATGATCGGGAAAAAGCTCGACACCCACATGGACGTCTGCCGGTTTCGCAGCGTCTGTTCGTCGTGGCGTTCCTTGATACCTCCCGTCTCAGAGTTCGAACTCAGAGCCGGAGGGGGCTTCATCGGTCAGCGCACGGTCTGTCTTCTCGAGCCACCGCCAACGTCCCCGAGAGACTCGCGGTGTCCCCCGTCTCCTCGCGAGGGTTGGTTGATCAAGATCGCAGAAAAGGAGGATCTTGGTGGTGGAGGCAGGGTTCAGCTCTTCAATCCGCTCTCGAAGCGACCCATCTCGTTCAAAGGTGGGACCTTTCCTAAGGTTTTGTGTACGATGGATTATAGGGTCACTGAGATTTGTGTAGAACGTCATTTCATAGAAGAGGACGAAGTAGGATATCCTGGGCGGGTAAGGAAGGTGATCACGCTTCCGGATCCTCCCCGGGCTGTTCGGGAGGAGACTTTGGTCGTCGGGATTTTCGGGGAAGGGAAATTGACGTGGTGGAAACATGGGGACGAGGTTTGGCATAGGTTGGGCGATCCGAATTGCCGATACGACGATCTCATTGCTTACAAAGGGCAGTGTTATGTTGTTGATAGGTTTGGCATCGTGTCGTGGATCGATCCTTCTTTTAAGATCGTGCAGTTCTCGCCTCCTGTTTGTGGTGACGGCAGTGGCGGGGACCGGAAGCATCTGGTGGAGTCGGGCGGAGATCTGTACACGGTGGATCGATATTTCGACGAGGAGAGTAGATTTAGTGGGATTCAGGCAGGCGATGTGAGGGAGGCTGCTGGTTTTAAGGTTTATCGGCTGAATCAAGAATGGGGAAAATGGGATGAGATAAGGAATCTCGGTGATGTTGCCCTCTTTCTGGGCGATTACAGTTGCTTCTCGGTGTCGGTGAAAGGATTCGGAGGATGCAAGGGGAACTGCATATATTTCACAGAGATTAACGCTTGGTGGAAAGTTCGAGTCCTCAATATGGAGGATCGCAGCATCAAGAGGGCATCACATTCGCCTGATCACTTGAGGATCCTGTGGCCGCCCCCAGCTTGGGTCGCCCCAGATGCAGATGGGTTCGCCCTGAGTCCTGCTCACTTGAGGAGCCGGTGTTTTAGTTAA